A single genomic interval of Stieleria maiorica harbors:
- a CDS encoding ABC transporter ATP-binding protein: protein MLSVQDISKSFATAGDPLEVLRGVTLELAGGQSLAIVGPSGSGKSTLLQILGTLDRPDGGSVRLDGEDPFELDDTRLAHWRNRRVGFIFQDHHLLPQLSVIENVLVPSLAVGRASAEHVDRANELLDAVGLSGRTTHLPGELSGGERERVAIARALLMRPGLVLADEPTGNLDRRTAESVTAVLQALQKENDAILICVTHSDALAAAMDQRKELVDGQLVAG, encoded by the coding sequence ATTCTTTCTGTCCAAGACATCTCCAAATCGTTTGCGACCGCGGGGGATCCGTTGGAAGTTTTGCGCGGGGTGACGTTGGAGCTTGCCGGCGGTCAGTCGTTGGCGATTGTGGGTCCCAGCGGCAGCGGCAAGAGCACGCTATTGCAGATTCTGGGGACACTTGATCGCCCGGATGGCGGCAGCGTCCGGCTGGACGGAGAGGATCCGTTCGAGCTCGACGACACGCGGTTGGCCCATTGGCGAAATCGGCGGGTGGGCTTCATTTTTCAAGACCATCACCTGTTGCCGCAGTTGTCCGTAATCGAGAACGTGTTGGTGCCATCGTTGGCGGTGGGGCGAGCTTCGGCGGAGCATGTCGACCGAGCGAACGAGTTGCTCGATGCGGTGGGGCTCAGCGGGCGGACGACGCATTTGCCCGGCGAGCTTTCTGGCGGCGAGCGAGAGCGGGTGGCGATCGCGCGGGCCTTGCTGATGCGCCCGGGGCTGGTGTTGGCGGATGAACCGACCGGGAACCTTGATCGGAGGACCGCCGAGTCCGTCACCGCGGTTTTGCAGGCACTGCAGAAAGAGAACGACGCGATTCTGATTTGCGTCACCCACAGCGACGCCTTAGCCGCAGCAATGGACCAGCGCAAAGAGCTCGTCGACGGCCAACTCGTCGCCGGATAA
- a CDS encoding transposase, with translation MGRALRSEQFDPAEISMMHCVQRCVRRAYLAGVDPQTGKDYGFRREWIRRRMEALASVFGVDVLTYAILSNHMHLILRNRPDVVQAWSDQEVAIRWLRVFPGRRLEEHLAEPTENDVATLARDKERLAEIRHRLSDLSWFMRALSEPIARMANKQDECTGRFWEGRFKAQAIADEAGLLACAMYVDLNPVRAAMAETPDQAPHTSAYDRIKADQGDQIDSAAFDLVPVDTAEAGKTIRETPVEALKERRKKKRVNPTGKRIRRDGWLAPFRLGKKPASDPELSEGGVRASDKGFLDLDWGDYLKLLRWTAKQSDEGSGREVPEGMQSVLTRLGIDLSMWRDLVWNFKRYFGQSCCAGSPSAMGKFAESTGRHWSKGQRSVAQCFAA, from the coding sequence ATGGGGCGTGCATTGCGGTCGGAGCAGTTTGATCCGGCGGAGATTTCGATGATGCACTGCGTGCAGCGGTGCGTGCGAAGGGCCTATCTGGCCGGTGTGGATCCGCAGACCGGAAAGGATTACGGCTTTCGCCGTGAATGGATCCGGCGGCGGATGGAGGCCCTCGCTTCGGTTTTTGGCGTCGATGTGCTGACCTACGCCATCCTCTCCAATCACATGCACCTGATCCTTCGCAACCGCCCCGACGTCGTTCAAGCCTGGTCGGATCAGGAGGTCGCGATTCGCTGGCTAAGAGTCTTTCCCGGGCGGCGACTGGAAGAACACCTCGCCGAACCGACCGAAAACGATGTCGCCACTTTGGCACGTGACAAGGAAAGGCTGGCAGAGATTCGACATCGACTATCGGATCTGTCCTGGTTCATGCGTGCACTGAGTGAACCGATCGCCCGCATGGCCAACAAACAGGATGAATGCACGGGACGGTTCTGGGAGGGCCGTTTCAAGGCGCAGGCGATTGCCGATGAAGCGGGCTTGCTGGCCTGTGCGATGTACGTGGACCTGAATCCGGTTCGGGCGGCGATGGCGGAAACGCCGGATCAGGCCCCTCACACCTCGGCCTACGACCGCATCAAAGCAGATCAAGGTGACCAGATCGACTCAGCGGCGTTTGACTTGGTTCCCGTTGACACGGCAGAGGCAGGGAAAACGATTCGCGAAACGCCGGTCGAAGCGTTGAAGGAGCGACGCAAGAAGAAACGCGTCAATCCGACCGGCAAGCGGATTCGGCGTGACGGCTGGCTGGCGCCGTTTCGGCTGGGGAAGAAGCCGGCGAGTGACCCAGAGCTCAGCGAAGGCGGCGTGCGCGCCAGTGACAAGGGGTTTCTGGATCTGGACTGGGGCGACTATTTGAAGTTGCTGCGGTGGACGGCCAAGCAAAGTGACGAAGGGTCGGGGCGCGAAGTTCCCGAGGGCATGCAGTCGGTGCTGACCCGATTGGGAATCGATCTGTCGATGTGGCGTGACTTGGTATGGAACTTCAAGCGGTACTTTGGCCAGAGCTGTTGCGCGGGATCACCGAGCGCGATGGGCAAGTTCGCTGAATCGACCGGCCGTCACTGGTCCAAGGGGCAGCGGAGCGTCGCCCAATGCTTCGCCGCGTGA
- a CDS encoding prenyltransferase/squalene oxidase repeat-containing protein — protein sequence MLTYLQDLTLRLAAGAMRLDDSVRQTHGAWLAGQQRADGGFAGREGGSDPYYTAFALRGLWILDALTPEIGQAAAGFLRGRLDQREGIVDLISLIFGAAICEMAVDAEVIGEEDGGWVDNVAELLESLRTDDGGYAKSPEGRAGSTYQTFLSVLCLELMGRQPRRSETVLEFLDSQAHPEGGYLEIRAAKRAGVNPTAAAIGTLKTLGAMDRVDRATTIDFLAEMQSDEGGLTANTRIPFADLLSSCTGMITLEDLDASDAVDREAVRRYAESMQADGGGFTGFALDHIADVEYTFYGLATLALTV from the coding sequence GTGCTGACTTATCTGCAGGATCTGACGTTGCGGTTGGCCGCCGGAGCGATGCGTTTGGACGATTCGGTTCGTCAGACGCATGGTGCTTGGTTGGCCGGGCAGCAGCGTGCCGACGGAGGGTTCGCCGGGCGCGAAGGCGGCAGCGATCCCTACTACACCGCGTTTGCCCTGCGCGGGTTGTGGATTCTTGATGCGCTGACGCCGGAGATCGGACAGGCGGCGGCTGGGTTCTTGCGTGGCCGGCTGGACCAGCGCGAAGGCATTGTGGATCTGATCTCGTTGATTTTTGGCGCGGCGATTTGCGAGATGGCGGTCGACGCAGAGGTGATCGGAGAGGAAGATGGCGGCTGGGTGGATAACGTCGCCGAGTTGCTTGAATCGCTGCGGACCGATGACGGTGGTTATGCCAAGAGTCCCGAGGGGCGTGCGGGGAGCACGTACCAGACGTTCCTGTCGGTGCTGTGTTTGGAATTGATGGGGCGACAACCGCGACGGTCTGAAACAGTGCTCGAGTTTTTGGATTCGCAGGCGCATCCCGAAGGCGGGTACTTGGAGATTCGTGCGGCGAAGCGGGCGGGAGTGAATCCGACGGCGGCGGCGATCGGGACGTTGAAGACACTCGGGGCAATGGATCGGGTGGACCGTGCGACGACGATCGACTTCTTGGCCGAGATGCAGTCCGATGAAGGAGGTTTGACGGCCAACACGCGGATTCCGTTCGCCGACTTGCTCAGCAGTTGCACCGGCATGATCACGCTGGAGGATTTGGATGCCAGTGATGCGGTGGATCGGGAGGCGGTGCGTCGATATGCCGAATCGATGCAAGCCGACGGCGGCGGGTTCACCGGGTTTGCGCTCGATCACATTGCCGACGTCGAATACACGTTTTATGGTTTGGCGACGTTAGCGTTGACGGTTTGA